A single window of Castor canadensis chromosome 3, mCasCan1.hap1v2, whole genome shotgun sequence DNA harbors:
- the E2f5 gene encoding transcription factor E2F5 isoform X1, whose translation MAAAEPAGSGQQAPQGQAQGQRPQPQPAQAQASQPPPQLGGVGGGSSRHEKSLGLLTTKFVSLLQEAKDGVLDLKAAADTLAVRQKRRIYDITNVLEGIDLIEKKSKNSIQWKGVGAGCNTKEVIDRLRFLKAEIEDLELKERELDQQKLWLQQSIKNVMDDSINNRFSYVTHEDICNCFNGDTLLAIQAPSGTQLEVPIPEMGQNGQKKYQINLKSHSGPIHVLLINKESSSSKPVVFPVPPPDDLTQPSSQSSTPVTPQKPSMAAQNLPEQHVSERSQNLQQISATEISSAGSISGDIIDELMSSDVFPLLRLSPTPADDYNFNLDDNEGVCDLFDVQILNY comes from the exons ATGGCAGCGGCGGAGCCCGCGGGCTCGGGGCAGCAGGCGCCGCAGGGCCAGGCCCAGGGTCAGCGGCCGCAGCCGCAGCCTGCCCAGGCGCAGGCGTCGCAGCCACCGCCGCAGCTCGGGGGCGTCGGGGGCGGGAGCAGCAGGCACGAGAAGAGCCTGGGGCTGCTCACCACCAAGTTTGTGTCGCTGCTGCAGGAGGCCAAGGACGGCGTCCTGGATCTCAAGGCG GCTGCAGATACACTGGCTGTGAGgcaaaaaagaagaatttatgaTATCACCAATGTCTTAGAAGGAATTGATTTGATTGAAAAAAAATCGAAAAATAGTATCCAGTGGAA AGGTGTAGGTGCTGGCTGTAATACTAAAGAAGTTATAGATAGATTAAGATTTCTTAAAGCTGAAATTGAAGATCTAGAACTGAAGGAAAGAGAACTTGATCAGCAGAAGCTGTGGCTACAGCAAAGCATCAAAAATGTGATGGACGACTCCATTAATAACAG GTTTTCCTATGTGACTCATGAAGACATTTGTAATTGCTTTAATG GTGATACACTTTTGGCCATTCAGGCACCTTCTGGTACACAGTTGGAAGTACCTATTCCAGAAATG GGTCAGAACGGACAAAAGAAATACCAGATAAATTTAAAGAGTCATTCAGGACCTATCCACGTGCTGCTTATAAATAAAGAGTCCAGTTCCTCTAAGCCTGTGGTTTTTCCCGTTCCTCCACCTGATGACCTCACACAGCCTTCCTCACAGTCCTCGACTCCAGTGACTCCACAGAAACCCAGCATGGCAGCTCAGAACCTGCCTGAGCAACATGTCTCTGAAAGAAGCCAGAACCTCCAGCAGATATCAGCTACAGAAATATCTTCAG CAGGATCTATTAGTGGAGATATCATTGATGAGTTAATGTCTTCTGATG tgTTTCCTCTTTTACGGCTTTCTCCTACCCCAGCAGATGACTACAACTTTAATTTAGATGATAATGAAGGAGTTTGTGATCTGTTTGATGTCCAGATACTAAATTACTAG
- the E2f5 gene encoding transcription factor E2F5 isoform X2: protein MAAAEPAGSGQQAPQGQAQGQRPQPQPAQAQASQPPPQLGGVGGGSSRHEKSLGLLTTKFVSLLQEAKDGVLDLKAAADTLAVRQKRRIYDITNVLEGIDLIEKKSKNSIQWKGVGAGCNTKEVIDRLRFLKAEIEDLELKERELDQQKLWLQQSIKNVMDDSINNRFSYVTHEDICNCFNGDTLLAIQAPSGTQLEVPIPEMGQNGQKKYQINLKSHSGPIHVLLINKESSSSKPVVFPVPPPDDLTQPSSQSSTPVTPQKPSMAAQNLPEQHVSERSQNLQQISATEISSGSISGDIIDELMSSDVFPLLRLSPTPADDYNFNLDDNEGVCDLFDVQILNY from the exons ATGGCAGCGGCGGAGCCCGCGGGCTCGGGGCAGCAGGCGCCGCAGGGCCAGGCCCAGGGTCAGCGGCCGCAGCCGCAGCCTGCCCAGGCGCAGGCGTCGCAGCCACCGCCGCAGCTCGGGGGCGTCGGGGGCGGGAGCAGCAGGCACGAGAAGAGCCTGGGGCTGCTCACCACCAAGTTTGTGTCGCTGCTGCAGGAGGCCAAGGACGGCGTCCTGGATCTCAAGGCG GCTGCAGATACACTGGCTGTGAGgcaaaaaagaagaatttatgaTATCACCAATGTCTTAGAAGGAATTGATTTGATTGAAAAAAAATCGAAAAATAGTATCCAGTGGAA AGGTGTAGGTGCTGGCTGTAATACTAAAGAAGTTATAGATAGATTAAGATTTCTTAAAGCTGAAATTGAAGATCTAGAACTGAAGGAAAGAGAACTTGATCAGCAGAAGCTGTGGCTACAGCAAAGCATCAAAAATGTGATGGACGACTCCATTAATAACAG GTTTTCCTATGTGACTCATGAAGACATTTGTAATTGCTTTAATG GTGATACACTTTTGGCCATTCAGGCACCTTCTGGTACACAGTTGGAAGTACCTATTCCAGAAATG GGTCAGAACGGACAAAAGAAATACCAGATAAATTTAAAGAGTCATTCAGGACCTATCCACGTGCTGCTTATAAATAAAGAGTCCAGTTCCTCTAAGCCTGTGGTTTTTCCCGTTCCTCCACCTGATGACCTCACACAGCCTTCCTCACAGTCCTCGACTCCAGTGACTCCACAGAAACCCAGCATGGCAGCTCAGAACCTGCCTGAGCAACATGTCTCTGAAAGAAGCCAGAACCTCCAGCAGATATCAGCTACAGAAATATCTTCAG GATCTATTAGTGGAGATATCATTGATGAGTTAATGTCTTCTGATG tgTTTCCTCTTTTACGGCTTTCTCCTACCCCAGCAGATGACTACAACTTTAATTTAGATGATAATGAAGGAGTTTGTGATCTGTTTGATGTCCAGATACTAAATTACTAG
- the Rbis gene encoding ribosomal biogenesis factor has protein sequence MAKNKLRGQKSRNVFHIASQKNFKAKNKAKPVTTNLKKIKIVNDEKVNRMNKAFVNIQKELAHFSKGLSLEPLQKELIPQQHHENEPVNVDEATRLMAQL, from the exons ATGGCCAAGAACAAACTAAGAGGGCAGAAGTCCCGGAATGTATTTCACATAGCCAGTCAAAAAAACTTTAAggctaaaaacaaagcaaaaccagtTACCACAAATCTTAAGAAg ATAAAAATTGTGAATGATGAAAAAGTTAACAGAATGAATAAAGCTTTTGTAAACATACAGAAGGAACTTGCACACTTCTCAAAAGGCCTTTCTCTTGAACCTCTGCAGAAAGAGCTG ATTCCTCAGCAGCATCATGAAAATGAACCAGTTAATGTTGATGAAGCTACAAGATTAATGGCTCAGTTGTAA